In the Dolichospermum flos-aquae CCAP 1403/13F genome, TAGTAATAATATTATCCATGCCCCAGAAGGAAAAAGATCGAGAAAATTATTTTGAAATACATTATTAATAAAAGTTGCTTGTAAGTAAACTCCGCCCGTGGGTGGATCATAATTAAAGGGCGTGACTAAAACATCAATACCAGGAGCAGTAACTCCTACTAAAACAATTTTATTTTTAAATAAATCGGCTGATACTTTCCCCTGCACTACATCACTAAAGGAATAGTGAGGCATTTGCTGAACCTGACTAGGCCAGTTAATCCATAATGGCTGCTCTAAATTAGGCAAAGGGGGTATTTCCATAAAAGTTCCATAAGCCCGGATAGCCGCAATTCCTAATAAAGAAATACCATTTTTTAGTGGCTGTACATTACGGATTATACCATCTCCATCTTTCTGACTGAATATATGTCCTGTAGTTATTGCGGCCTGTTCTAGTTCAGGGACAGGAAACCAAGGTTTTCCTTGAGTATCCCAAGCCTCTGCCAATACCACTTTACCATGTTGTTTCATAGCCTTTGCCAGAGCCGTATCATCGGGGCTAGACTCAGAAAAAATAATATCGAAGACAACTACATTTGGCTGGGCTGTATCGAGTACATTTAATAGCTCTATATATCTTCTCCGTGTCCAGGGAAATTGTTTAAACACTGCCAAACTTTTGTCATCTATTGTCACTACTACTATCTGCTGATTCCAGTCAATATTTCCCCGTAGTCGGAATAGGGTGTTATATGTTATCCATTCTAAAGGTTGGAAAATTCCCAGTAACAGGAAACAAATAACTATCAACATGGCTATAAAACCAGGAAACAATTTCCCAAATAACCGCTGGATTTCTGTGAACATGATCATACATTTTCAGTTCTTCCTGTTATTAAGGAACAGCTAATTCATACTTTTGCTTTTTTCCTAAAGGTGTTGTGATACTAACTGCAATTTTTCGATTATTAGGAAGGGCTGTTATCACCTCAAACTCTCCATTCTGATTGGTTATTAATGGCTCATTCGCTAAAATAACTAAATTCACAGGATCTACTTTACCTGCAATTTTTGCCTGTTGATTGCCCATATCTGCCAGGATTTTTATTTGCAAAATAGTATCATCTCGTAAACGCACTGGAGGTGAAGGTGGTTTTCCTGGAATTATCAAGCTTTGAAAACCTTTATTTACAGATACAGTTTTACCTTGAGCAGATGTTACCACCTGGCCTTTTAAAGTTGCTACCCCTGTTTTCCCACTAGGTTGGACAATAACACCAAATTCTGTACCTCTGACTCCTGTAATCCCTGCTGGAGTTTTAATTTCTAGTCTAGATTCTCGATTGT is a window encoding:
- a CDS encoding diguanylate cyclase domain-containing protein — translated: MFTEIQRLFGKLFPGFIAMLIVICFLLLGIFQPLEWITYNTLFRLRGNIDWNQQIVVVTIDDKSLAVFKQFPWTRRRYIELLNVLDTAQPNVVVFDIIFSESSPDDTALAKAMKQHGKVVLAEAWDTQGKPWFPVPELEQAAITTGHIFSQKDGDGIIRNVQPLKNGISLLGIAAIRAYGTFMEIPPLPNLEQPLWINWPSQVQQMPHYSFSDVVQGKVSADLFKNKIVLVGVTAPGIDVLVTPFNYDPPTGGVYLQATFINNVFQNNFLDLFPSGAWIILLLLAGPVWGLVIVRWHSRKKLGFCIGLCVLWEIFSLLMLKINYWLPVAAPITLLGMTTGIVIWQDDLNLKAENQTLYRLANYDSLTQIPNRHRFDEYLQQEWGRMARDKSALSLILCDVDFFKRYNDTYGHQAGDSCLQKVAFAMSQAIKRPSDLVARYGGEEFVVILPNTNAEGAIVVAEKIRDQVKILAILHSASEVSEYVTVSLGIATLIPTADIPAAFFIKTADDALYRAKKEGRDRFCMITSKELGIN
- a CDS encoding FecR family protein; this translates as MIKKPWLLLSLFFIFLLTFQQALAKNNLHLRVNRYLEVRSIFGNVIYGNQQTSQPANVGTKLQKVGDSISTGKNSRTMLALDTEIAFVEVAENTKLQIQKLHSTSNNGKVTELLVTGGQVRLKVRPLNNRESRLEIKTPAGITGVRGTEFGVIVQPSGKTGVATLKGQVVTSAQGKTVSVNKGFQSLIIPGKPPSPPVRLRDDTILQIKILADMGNQQAKIAGKVDPVNLVILANEPLITNQNGEFEVITALPNNRKIAVSITTPLGKKQKYELAVP